The Rhodopirellula halodulae genome includes the window CACCGTTTTCCAAATTGCTATCCAAGCAGAACAGCACCTTGGGTGGCGTCGACTGTTCGCCGAGCAGCACGTCTTCCAGCACCGAAAAGTCGCCTTGCGAGACGTCGTCGGTTTGCCGGAGGCGGTGAACAAATTTGACTTCGAAGGAAATGTCGTGGTCGGTCATGGGGTCAGATCTTTCCATCCACGCCACAACCAACGCAAGGAGTCAGGGAAAATCGATCCGCCATGTTTGCCGTTGTGGCCGCCCTCGCCATAAACGAATTTGTAGTCGTATTCCTTGAACGCGAGGGCGGAAGCCATCTGTTGGTTGGCGAGCGGCCAGTTGCCAAATTGATTGTCCAGGTCGCCGCTGCCGTCTTGCAGAAACACGCGAATGGGTTTGCGGTCGGTCTTGCGAATCATCGGCACAAGGTCGTGGCCACCACGGATGTCGACGAAGCTGCCGATGTGCGAGAGGACTTTGCGAAACGAGTCTGGGCGATACCAAGCAACGGTGAATGCGCAGATCCCGCCAGAACTGTTCCCGCAAATGGCTCGCAGATCGGGATTGTCGGTGATGTTGTATTGTTGGCGAACAACCGGCAGCAACTCATTCAGCAGGAACTTCGAATAGTCTTCGGAAACGGTGTCGTATTCAAAAGAGCGATTGGACGGGCGTGGCGACCATCCACGTTTGGGGAGCAGTTCACCGCGATGTCCGGGATCCACCATCACCGCGATGGTGACCGGCATATCGCCCGAGGCAATCAGGTTGTCGAACACGGTCGGCAAGCGAAAGTCGCCGGAGGTGCCCTCGAACGCGTGCCCGTCTTGAAAAACCATCAAGGCAGCGGGTTGGGCCAGATCGTATTGGGCGGGGACGTAGAGGCTGTATCGACGCCGGGTTCCTTCAAAGACCTGACTGTCAGCAAACTCGTGTTGAGTGACGGTTCCTCGGGGAACGCCTTCCTGAGGATGGGAGTCCGCGGGCCAGGTGTAGGTTTCTTCTGCGGGAGACGAGGCGACGTTCAGATTCATGCCGGCGAACAGCAGAGGCAACAGCCAAAGCCAGACGCGGCTCGGGCGGTGCCCGGATGACAATTTCATGCGTGTCTTGGTGGGAAAGGCGGGATGGAGGCGGGAATCGTGGGGAGGCCGAGGCGGGACGGAATCAGTATTCCGCGTTTGGGGTTGGCGGCGGAAAGCCATCACCAAAAGCCATGTGGTGGGATTCCAATGCGGATTGGGCTACAACCTCCGCCGTCGAAGACCCAACAGTGTAACTCAATTTTCACGGGATCAATCAGTCGTGCAACAGCGTCGTTTAGGCAGCAGCGGAATTGTCGTTTCTGACATTTGCATGGGAACCATGACGTTTGGGAGTTCCTGTGATGAGGCACTGAGTCACGCCATTTGTGACCACGCCTTCGATGCGGGAATCAACTTTTTCGACGCGGCTGAGATTTATCCCGTGCCGCCGAAGGAAGAAACCTACGGTGTGACGGAAGAAATTTTTGGACGTTGGTTGAAAACGAAGCCTCGCGAATGCGTGACCGTGGCTACCAAAGTGACGGGTCCGGGGCACGGATGGTTCAAACCGCCGGTTCGATATGGACGGACGACTCTGGATCGCCACCAAATCATCCGTGCTTGTGAGGACTCGTTGCGTCGACTGGGCGTGGAGACCATTGATCTGTACCAAATTCACTGGCCCGACCACGGGATGCCCTACGAAGAGGTGCTCGAGTCGCTGACGCATCTTCGACGCACGGGGAAAGTCCGTGTGATTGGTTGCAGCAACGAGACCTCTTGGGGATTGATGAAAAGTTTGTGGGCCGCCGACATTCATGGCGTTGATCGCTATCAGACCGTTCAAAACAACTTCAGCCTGATCAACCGACGTTGCGAAAATGAATTGGCACAGGTTTGTCGCCGAGAAAACGTGAGCTTGCTTCCTTACTCGCCATTGGGCGGCGGGGTGCTGACTGGCAAATACGAAAACGGTCCCCCGCCGGGTGGACGATTTTCCGAGTACCTGCAAACCGGGAACGATCGTCAAAAGGCAATGGCGCAGCGGTTCGTCAACGATCGCACGGTGGAGACTGCTGTCCGGATCGAGGAGATTGCCAAGTCAATTGGAACAACCGGTACCGCCTTGTCGGTCGCTTGGAGCAAGCAACATGACTTTGTCGCGTCCACGATCGTCGGCGCCACGACGGTGGAGCAGTTGAAAGAGATTCTCGTCGCCGACGACATGACCTTGGACGACGAAACCTTGGCCCGGATCGACGCGGTCGAGGTGGACATCCCAAACGCGATGACCGAAGACGGTCTGCGTCGACTGTGATGAGTTGCCTTTGCGGCATTGCGGGTGGCATCGGATCGTCTTCGTGTGAGACGACAGAATCGGAGGTTTGTTTAACCGTCAGTCTTGCTCGGTAATGTGAGCCTCAAGCTTCGCGAAGAACGCCGACTTGCGTTCACTGTATTGCTCGGGATCGCCTTCGCTGGCCTTCCACAGGTTCACTTTCTGGCTTTCGAAACGCATCGCTTCTTCCGCGTCGTTCCGTAGGAAGTCGCGAATGAGCAACAATCGGTCGACGGCCGGATGCTCGGCTGTCATCAAGAACACTTGATGGGTGGGGGTTCCATGGCGGGGCTTTTGCAAAACGAGGCAATGATCGAGCCAGTCGGGTGAATCGACGACTCGGAAATTCAGCCCCTCTATGTGTAGCGATGCCGCGTCGAGATTCGAAAGGTTGGGGACCAGAGCGACGACATCAATGATCGGTTGAGCGATCAAGCCGGAAATCGAAGTTCCGCCGACGTGCTCCACTCGCGTCACGTGGCCCTGACAGGATTGCAGCAAATTGCTGCGGGTTTGCTCGAACTCTTGTTTCCAACGCGCATCGTGATGCATCAAGCGAATGGATTGTGGTTCGCCCTCATCGAATCCGTCGCGGTAGGAGTGATCGAAGGGGGGAGACGTCATTGTCGGCCAAGCAGATGAGGGGGAGTTGGAGCAAGGTGTCCGGCGGGAAGACTTTTGGTCCCGGTCAAGTTCGCCGCAAGTTCGCCCGCAGGCAATGCAAAAGGGTCAACGCAAGGGGGCAATTCATCCCGACTCGCTGTTGCGGTATAACCCCTGGCAAATGGAAGCGTCCAGCCCGTGCAATCCGTGGTTCGAATTGGTTCAGCACCAGCGACTTGGGGGATCAGCGGCGACGGCGTCGTTTTCATTGTTTCAGACGTTCACCTGTTCGAGTAGCTCATGACTGACCAGATCCAATCCGGGAATGCCTCCTCCAACTCTCCATTGGTGGGTGTCATCATGGGAAGTCGCAACGACTGGGACACCATGTCAGCGGCGTGCGAGATGTTGGATCGATTGGGCGTGCCTCATGAACGATCGGTGGTGTCAGCACATCGGACTCCCGAACGCATGTTCGAGTACGCCCGTTCAGCGGCGGACCGCGGTTTGAAAGTCATCATTGCCGGGGCAGGCGGTGCGGCGCATTTGCCAGGCATGGTCGCGTCCGAGACCGTTTTGCCGGTGATTGGGGTGCCCATCCAAAGCCGGGCTCTGCAGGGCCTCGATTCCTTGCTGTCAATCGTGCAAATGCCAGGCGGAATACCTGTGGCCACGATGTCCATCGGTGTCGCCGGGGCGAAAAACGCGGGTGTGATGGCAGCGCGAATTTTGGCAACCGGCGACAATGATTTACGCGGCCGCGTGCAGGCGTTCATTGACCAGCAACGTGACGATGTGATTGCATCGGCTGAGCTGCCTTGATGTGAACTGGCCTGATGCGAATTGCCCTGATGTGTGACCGTTGAAGTCCGGCGAGTGACGGTCCGAAATCGCCGATTGAGTTGAAATTGTTTCCCGCGCTATTGAGTTCACAATTCAGATGTCATCTGCTGATTCTTCTGCGATTTTGCCTGGTGCCACGATTGGAATGGTGGGTGGCGGACAACTTGGCCGAATGTTTGCCATCGCGGCGGCGCGGATGGGATACCGGGTGGGAGTGTTTTGCGGCAGCAGTGACGAACCGGCTGCCGAGGTCGCAGCGTTTACGGTGTGCGGGCCGCTGACGGATCATTCAGCGATCGAAGCGTTCGCCAAACGCTGTGACGTGATCACATTGGAATTCGAAAACATTCCGGCGGACACCATCGCGGCTTGCAGCAAACACGCGCCGACTTTTCCGGACGCTTCGGTGCTGGCAATGGCGCAAGATCGATGGATTGAGAAGACCACACTTCGAGAGGCTGGATTGCCCGTTGCGGCTTTCGAGCCCGTGTCGGATCTCGAATCCGCGGTTGCTGCGGGTGAAAAGCTCGGTTGGCCTATCATCGTGAAAACATGTCGAAGCGGGTACGACGGCAAGGGACAGCACCGGCTGAATTGCCCCGCCGATGCGGAGGCCGTTCAGTGGGACGGAGCCGAAGGCGGTGCAAATGACGGCCCACCATGGGTCGCCGAGGCCGTGGTGTCGTTCGAGCGTGAAGCGTCCGTGATCGTCGCCCGCACCGTGGACGAGCGAGTGGCAACGTTTCCGGTTTTCGAAAACGACCACCGCAATCACATTTTGGACGAGACAATCCTTCCAGCCAATGTTTCCGCTGAGATGGAAGGACGAGGCCGCCAGATCGCTCAGCGTGTTGCCGAGCACTTGGGCTTGGTGGGATTGCTGTGTGTTGAGTTGTTCGTCACGGAAGACGAGTTGATCGTGAACGAGGTTGCCCCACGGCCTCACAACTCAGGGCACGTCACGATCGAAGCGTGCGCGACCAGCCAATTTGAGCAGCATGTTCGGGCCATTTGTGGGTTGCCTTTGGGTGACACATCGATGGTGGTCCCCGCCGCCAGCATGTTGAATTTGCTGGGAGATATTTGGGAGGAGGCGGCCAAGCAAAATGGCATCCCGAATTGGGAAGCTTGTTTGGCGACCCCCGGCGTGGCTCTGCATCTGTACGGCAAGCATGCGGCACGAGTCGGCCGAAAGATGGGCCATTTGACCGTGGTCGGCAGGGATCTGGACGAGGTTTCCAAGCGGTTGTATTCCGCACGCGAGGCCTTGCTGCGTGATCGCACCTGAGCGGTGTGGACTTTCGTGCACCGGCTTGGGCTATGGGCGCTGTCGCGAATTCTCGGCTGTGACGCTGGTTTTGGCCCGTGAATCGCGTCCTATTTCACTCAGAAGCCGTCGAGATGGCGTTTGTGACGAAAAGCTGCGGCGTTTCGCAACAAGTGTTGCAAAATGCTACACCCTACAATCGTTAATCTTCGCGGGGTGATGCTCTTCTGAGCCGTTTTTTTCGTGGAATTCGAGGATTCCAGAAATAGACTGAGTTCTCCGCGCCCGGCTTTTCATCGTTTCGTTTCGCGTCCCCGATGCTGAGAAACACCATGAGAACGCCGTCCCCCGCGCCCCAGCACCTCTTCTTTGGTCCCCAATCCTTCTCTGAGATGTCGATGAAGATCTTTTCCACTTTCGGCTGCAAATTGTCGGCCCTGTTGATGCCGGTGGTCATGACGACCGTCGTTTCTGCGGCGTCGCCGTCCGCGACGGAATCCGCCGCTGTTTCGTCGGGAGCCTCCATTCGCGTTGTTTCCCACGACACCGATGCCGGTCAATCCATTGCCGCGTCGATTCAACCGGGAGCCGAGGATGCAATGCTCGCCGCGGTGCGAAAGTCGCCTTCGGACGTTGTCTTGATCGTCGACACTTCGGCTAGCCAAGTCGGCGGGTTTCGTGACGAAGCCATGTCGGCGGTGCAGTCGGCTTTGACCGCGATGGAAGGCAAAGACGTCCGCGTTGCATTGTTTGCTGCGGATGTCCAAGCGACCGAACTGACGGAAGGGTTTGTTGCCGCGGGCGAGTCAAAGTTGGACGCTGCGACAGCCAAACTGAACTCTCGTTTGCCACTGGGAAACACCAACTTGGTTTCGGTGTTGGGAACGGTTCGGGCTTCATTGACCGGCCGACCCGATTCGCGAAATCGTTCGATCGTTTACATCGGCGATGCAAAGTCGGTGGACGCGGCACAGAACATGAGCCGGTTTGCCAACCTGGTGGATGCACTGCGAGCGGATCGTATCGCAGTCCACTCGATCGCAATCGGACCAACTCGCAATGTCGAGCTGATGGGTGTGTTGGCAAATCAAACCGGTGGTGTCTTGGGAGTCGTGGGGACTGAAGCCAAGCCATCCGAAATCGCCAACGCCGTCGCCGACGCGTCTTTGATGTCGCCGATCTGGGTGTCGGAAATTCAAAGCGATTCGAAAATCACATGGGTGCATGGCGACCGTCTTCCGCCGCTGCGTTTGGATCGAGATTCGATCTACTTGGGCCATCTGAGCGAAGCGACGAAGGAAGTTTCTCTAGATGTGGTTGGTGAAACGTTGAGCAGCAATGTTCAAATCACCGCAGCTTCTGAAGTCGAAGGCCAGAACCCCGATTTTGCTTTTTTGACCGGGCTAATTGCTTCTCACAAGAAGGAGTCCGGTTTGTTGTTGGCAACGGCTGGTTCGCCGATGCTGCGACAAACTGCTGAGTCCTTGGTGGCACGTGCGGCGTCGCTCGCTGAAGCTGCGACGATGGCCATGCAGCAAGGCAACCTTCGTGGTGCTCGTGCGGTTGCTCAGGAAGCTTTGCAGGCTGATCCGAACAACGCTGAAGCCAAGTCCGTTTTGAAAATGGCAACGCCGGAAGGCAAACGCCTGATCCTGCAGAATGGCGATGACAACCCGTTCGACGATATCTTCGGTGGCGGTGGTGACGCCGCGAGCGACGCTCCATTCGGCGAAGCACCTGCCGCTGGCGACGACGTGTTCGGCGCCGCCGGCGACGATGCACCTGCGATGGAAGCGGCACCTGCCGACGACGTGTTCGGTGCCGAACCACC containing:
- a CDS encoding GrpB family protein yields the protein MTSPPFDHSYRDGFDEGEPQSIRLMHHDARWKQEFEQTRSNLLQSCQGHVTRVEHVGGTSISGLIAQPIIDVVALVPNLSNLDAASLHIEGLNFRVVDSPDWLDHCLVLQKPRHGTPTHQVFLMTAEHPAVDRLLLIRDFLRNDAEEAMRFESQKVNLWKASEGDPEQYSERKSAFFAKLEAHITEQD
- a CDS encoding alpha/beta hydrolase, producing MNLNVASSPAEETYTWPADSHPQEGVPRGTVTQHEFADSQVFEGTRRRYSLYVPAQYDLAQPAALMVFQDGHAFEGTSGDFRLPTVFDNLIASGDMPVTIAVMVDPGHRGELLPKRGWSPRPSNRSFEYDTVSEDYSKFLLNELLPVVRQQYNITDNPDLRAICGNSSGGICAFTVAWYRPDSFRKVLSHIGSFVDIRGGHDLVPMIRKTDRKPIRVFLQDGSGDLDNQFGNWPLANQQMASALAFKEYDYKFVYGEGGHNGKHGGSIFPDSLRWLWRGWKDLTP
- a CDS encoding aldo/keto reductase, whose product is MRVLVGKAGWRRESWGGRGGTESVFRVWGWRRKAITKSHVVGFQCGLGYNLRRRRPNSVTQFSRDQSVVQQRRLGSSGIVVSDICMGTMTFGSSCDEALSHAICDHAFDAGINFFDAAEIYPVPPKEETYGVTEEIFGRWLKTKPRECVTVATKVTGPGHGWFKPPVRYGRTTLDRHQIIRACEDSLRRLGVETIDLYQIHWPDHGMPYEEVLESLTHLRRTGKVRVIGCSNETSWGLMKSLWAADIHGVDRYQTVQNNFSLINRRCENELAQVCRRENVSLLPYSPLGGGVLTGKYENGPPPGGRFSEYLQTGNDRQKAMAQRFVNDRTVETAVRIEEIAKSIGTTGTALSVAWSKQHDFVASTIVGATTVEQLKEILVADDMTLDDETLARIDAVEVDIPNAMTEDGLRRL
- a CDS encoding 5-(carboxyamino)imidazole ribonucleotide synthase, whose product is MSSADSSAILPGATIGMVGGGQLGRMFAIAAARMGYRVGVFCGSSDEPAAEVAAFTVCGPLTDHSAIEAFAKRCDVITLEFENIPADTIAACSKHAPTFPDASVLAMAQDRWIEKTTLREAGLPVAAFEPVSDLESAVAAGEKLGWPIIVKTCRSGYDGKGQHRLNCPADAEAVQWDGAEGGANDGPPWVAEAVVSFEREASVIVARTVDERVATFPVFENDHRNHILDETILPANVSAEMEGRGRQIAQRVAEHLGLVGLLCVELFVTEDELIVNEVAPRPHNSGHVTIEACATSQFEQHVRAICGLPLGDTSMVVPAASMLNLLGDIWEEAAKQNGIPNWEACLATPGVALHLYGKHAARVGRKMGHLTVVGRDLDEVSKRLYSAREALLRDRT
- the purE gene encoding 5-(carboxyamino)imidazole ribonucleotide mutase, translating into MTDQIQSGNASSNSPLVGVIMGSRNDWDTMSAACEMLDRLGVPHERSVVSAHRTPERMFEYARSAADRGLKVIIAGAGGAAHLPGMVASETVLPVIGVPIQSRALQGLDSLLSIVQMPGGIPVATMSIGVAGAKNAGVMAARILATGDNDLRGRVQAFIDQQRDDVIASAELP